The DNA region TAGCAGTGGTTGTCCAGTCCGCGGAATGAGAGGGTCGGCCCGAGGTGGTTGCCTTCGCAGGTGTGGTTGTAGACCACGTCGAGGATGACCTCGATGCCGTCGCGGTGGAGAGCTTTGACCATCCCTTTGAACTCACGGATGGCGCCGTCGCCGGTCTGGTCCGCGGCGTACTCCAAGTGCGGCGCAAAATAGCCCAGCGTCTGGTAGCCCCAGTAGTTGGTCAGTCCACGCGAGACGAGGAATTCGTCGTCGAGGTGGTAGTGGACCGGCATCAGCTGAACGGTGGTGACACCGAGCTCGCGCAGGTGGGCCCGAGCTTCGTCCGAGGCCAGGCCAGCGTACGTGCCGCGCAGGTGATCGGGGATCTGCGGGTGCAGCTTGGTGAACCCTTTGACGTGGGCCTCGTAGATGATGGTGTCGTTGTACGGGATCTGAGGGGCTTCGTCGCCTTCCCAGTTGAAGTCGTTGTCGATCACCATGCATCGCGGCATAAAGCGCGCGGTGTCTGTGGTCTCGATGGAATCATCGGCGCGGCTGCCGCTGAGTTCCGGGCGTCCCTTCAGAGTGCCGGTGATGAGCTTCGCGTATGGATCGACCAGCAGCTTGTGCGGGTTGAAACGGAAGCCGTGCTCTGGTTCGTAGCGGCCGTGGGCGCGGAAGGCATAGAGGGCTCCGGGTTTGAGGCCGGGGACAAAAACGTGCCAGACTCCCTGGGTGCGGCGTGGGCATCGTACACGGGCGATCTCCCGTTTCGGGTTCTCCGGATCAAACAGACAGACGTCCATCGCGGTGGAGTTTTCCGAGAAAATCGCAAAGTTCACCCCGTCCTCACACGGCGTGGCGCCGATTGGGAACGGTTTTCCTGCCACTGCGGTGACTGGCGGATCAGGTGATGTGTACTTTGAGCTCAAACTTGCGCAAGTTGGCGACTTTAAGCTCCAGATCAAGTGATTCTACGCGCGACTTGCGCGTGTGCCGCTGGGAATGGAGCACAAGTATCAGGGGATATGGCAGACTGAGTTGCGGGCGGGATTAATTCGTGGGGGGGATGTTTCCGTTGCACGGAGAGCATTGACTGCGACGGTGACGATGTCATGGAAGCCAACCGCGTCGATCATCTTTTACTTCATTTCTTTGTCATCGTGGTCGGGTTGACTGCGATTCTGGGCAAGCTGATCGAGTTGCCGGCGGATCAGTTGGTGGCGTGGCGGACGTTGGCCGCGGCCGTAGTAATGGGCTTGGTCTTTTATCGGGTACGTTTCTTCCGCCAGCCGCGGAAGGTGATTCTGAGTTATTTGGGAGCCGGCGGAGTGCTCGGATTACACTGGCTTGCGTTGTACGGGGCGATCAAGGTTTCCAATGTGACGGTTGCGGTGGCCGGGCTTTCTTCGGCGGCATTGTTCACAGCGTTGGTCGAGCCGGTGATTACCGGAAGGCGTCACAGCAAGTTGGAGGTGGCGATTGGCGGCGTGGTGATGATCGGGCTCGGGTTGATTGTCGGGTTTGCGTCCGAGTTTGGGCTTGGATTGGTGCTCGGGGTGACGTCCGCGTTGTTGGCCGCGATTTTCCCATCGATGAACAAGCGCTTTGTCGATCAGGGCGGGAACCCATTGGTGATTACCTTCCATGAAATGGTAGGTGCATTCGTGGTCTGTGCCGCTGTGGTGTTGGGGAGGGGCGAGCCGGTGCACATGCCGACGGCGAGTGATTGGTTGTGGCTCGGGGTGTTGGTGGTGCTGTGTACGGTCTTCGCGTTTTGGATGCACACGTGGTTATTGCGTCGGATGAGTGCGTACACGGCGGCGCTGGCTTTGAGCTTCGAGCCGGTTTACGCGATGGTGTTGGCTGCTTTGTTTTTTGGTGAGCACAAGATGTTCTCGCCGTGGTTCTATCTGGGAGTGGTGATCATCGTGCTGGCCAACTGGTGTTATCCTGTGGCGCGCAAGCGGCAGGCGATGAGGCAGTCGGCCGAGTGAGTGGGGTGGGGGATTCTCCGGTAGTTGGGTGCATACCGGCGCGCGGCTGGGACGTAATGCTGGACGTGTCACGACGGGTGTGTCTCCACGCGATGATTGCTTCACGATGAAGTTGCTGATGGGTGGTTAGCAGAGGATGCTCTGGCATACTCATGCAGGTTGTAACATCAAGCAGGTGCTTGGTGGATCGGGCTGCGCTTACTCTCTCTCAATTTCACGATGAACTTAACGATTCTCTCCAGAGCACCGAAATGCTACTCCACCCGACGATTGGTCGAGGCAGCGAAGATCCGCGGGCATAAAGTGCGGATTCAAGACCCACTGCGCTTCGCCATTGATATGGAGGAGGGGGAGCCGGATCTTTACTACCGCGGGAAGGCAATTCATGTCCCGGACGCGATTCTTCCGCGGATTGGAACGTCGATCACCCGTTATGGCACCACGGTGGTTCGGCAGTTCGAACAAATGGATGTCTACACGCCGAACACGGCAAATGGCATCAGTAACTCGCGTGACAAGTTGCGCAGCTTGCAGATCCTGTCGCGTCACGACATCGGGATCCCGCGCACCGCCTACGTTAGCGACAAGAACGACGTGTCGGATGCGATTGAGCGGGTCGGGGGGACGCCGGTGATCATCAAATTGATCGAAGGAACACAGGGCGTTGGGGTGATTTTGGCGGACAAGCCGGAGATTGCCAAAGCGATCATCGAGACCTTGCACAGTGCCAACCAGAATGTGTTGATTCAGAAGTTTGTGGCGGAGAGCAAAGGCAAGGATGTGCGGGCGTTTGTGATCAACGACCGCGTGGTCGGGGCGATCCGGCGTACCGCGCAGGGTCAGGAATTCCGGAGCAATGTGCACCGTGGTGGTGTGGCGACGGCGATTGAGCTCGACCCGGCCTACGCTGAGGCGGCGGTGCGGGCGGCGCAGATCATGGGGTTGAAGGTGTGCGGGGTGGATATGCTCGAGGGCAAGAGCGGACCGCAGATCATGGAGATCAATTCTTCTCCCGGGCTCGAGGGGATTGAGGGAGCCACGGGCTTGGACATTGCGGGGGAGGTAATCGATTTTATCTCGGATCAGGCGAACATGCCGGAGATCGATTTGAGACAACGTCTGACCGTCAGCCGTGGGTACGGGGTGACGGACATCAGCATTCCACCGGGGAGTGTCTTTGTCGGGCAGACTATCGAACAGACCGGGCTGCGTGACAGCGACGTCGTGGTGTTGACCTTGAAGCGCGCGGATTCGGTGATTTCGAACCCGAAGTCCTCCCGAGTGCTGGAAGCGAATGATACTCTGCTTTGTTACGGCAGGGTGGAGAATATGAAGTCCATGATTCCTCACCGGCCCAAGCGCAGGCGCAAGCTCAAGGCATTGCCTGCGACACCTGTGACGGAGGGCACAACCCTAGACCAGAACCACAGCTCATGAGCCCGTCACCGCGAAAGAAGAAGCGCTCCATTGGAAAATGGGGTGGAAAGAAAGTTCATCCAGGCGAACGCAAGCGCATCCGTCTGAAGGCGGGTGAGAGCTTCACCGGGGTGGGTGTGCATCTGCCATTGATGGTGTGGCGTGGCTACGAGGATGGGCCGGTGTTGGGGATCACTGCAGCGGTGCATGGAGACGAGATCAATGGTACCGGAGTGATTCGGAAGCTGATTGAGGAGCCTCCATTCGTTTTGAAGCGAGGGTCGCTGGTGTTGGTCCCCGTAGTCAATGTGATGGGCTTTGAACGGCACAGCCGCTATACGCCGGACCGTCGGGATTTGAACCGCTCCTTCCCTGGTAGCAAGAAGGGGAGTCTGACCGGACGCCTGGCGCATTTGGTGATGAAAGAGGTGATCTCTCGTTGCGATTACATGGTGGACCTGCACACGGCCGCAGTGCGGCGGACGAACTTTCCGAATGTGCGTGCGGACATGGATGACCCCGGGTGTGAGTTGTTGGCGAATGCCTTTGGTGCGGAAGTGATTGTGCACAACGCGGGACCTGATGGGTCGTTGCGGCGTGAGGCGTGCAAGGCGGGGTGCCCGACGATCATTTTGGAAGCGGGGGAGACTTTGAAGGTTGAGCCATCGGTCCAGGATCTGACGATGCGCGGGCTGACCCACATTTTGTCCGAGTTGGAAATGATCGATGTCGATGAGGATGATCGTCAGGAAACCGCTCCGCATCAGATGATCGTGCAGGGTACAAGTTGGGTGCGAGCCGGGTGCGGTGGCTTTTTGAAGTTCCACGTGGCTCCCGGAGATACGGTGAAAGCGGGTGCTGCGGTGGCGACCAACACAGGGCTGCTCGGTGAGGAGAATGAAGTGGTCGTGAGCCCGCACGACGGCATCGTGCTCGGAATGACGACAATGCCAGCGGTGTCGCCCGGGGATCCGATCATCCATGTGGCGAAGCCTGATACCAGCAAGCAGTTCAGGTCGCTGGAGAAGAGCGTCGATACGATGGATGACGAGGCGTTGGAGAGCCAGCTGCGCACGCACTTGGCGACGAATATTACCGTCGAAGATCCGGTCGAGCCGGACGATGAGGACGAGGCCTAGCTGGAAGGGGGATCTTTCCTGGGCTTGCCGGAGCTGGTTGAGAGTGTGCACAAAAAAGGCGGCAGTCGCGTGGTGCGACTGCCGCCTCTTTATTGATCCGTTGAGTGTCCGGCGAATTACTTCGCGGCGCCGACAGGCTCGCCAGCGGACTCGTGTTGTTCCTCGGCTTCCTCCGCAGCAGCGGTGGTCTTTGGAATCACGCGAACCATCTGCTTGAGCGAGGTTTCCCAGTCATCGAGCAGGCGCTTGGCTTTCGGGCTGCCGGTGGCGTTGAAGTGATCTTCAACGAGGCCGCGGAGTTTGTCGGCGAACTTGATGCGGTCGACTGGCTGGACCACGATCATTTCCCGGTTCACGCGGTCGCGGAAGTGACCGTCCTCATCGTAGATGTAGGCTTCACCGCCGGACATACCAGCGCCGAAGTTGGTGCCGGTGGTGCCGAGGATGACGGTCAGACCGTTGGTCATGTACTCACATCCGTGGTCGCCACAACCTTCGACGATGCCGGTGCTGCCGGAGTTACGGACGCAGAAGCGTTCGCCGGCGCGGCCGTTTGCGTAGAGAGCGCCACCGGTAGCTCCGTAGAGGCAGGTGTTGCCGACGATCGAGTTGTCTTCAGGGATGAACCCGCGCTCATCCGCAGGGCGGATGACGATGCTGCCGGCGGTCATGCCCTTACCGACGTAGTCGTTTGCCTCACCGGTGAGGTGGAGGTCGATACCGCCTGCCAGGAATGTGCCGAACGACTGACCCGCCGAGCCTTTGAAGTTGATCTTGATGGTGCCGTCTTCGAGACCGGTGTCGCCGTAGCGCACGGCGACTTCGCCCGAGAGCTTGGTGCCGAGGTTACGGTTGGTGCTGATGACGTCGTAGCTGAGTTCGACTTTCTCGCGGTTATCCAGAGCGGCTTTTGCGTCGACGATGATCTTGTCGTCGAGTGATGGCTCGTGGATGCCGAGGTTTGGCTTGCCGTTCCAGATGCGGGAAGCGTCCTTGTCTGCTGTGTCCTTGAGGATAGCGGAAAGGTCGACGCTGTTGGCCTTGGCGTTGTCCTTGACTTCGCGCTGTTGGAGGAACTGCGGACGGCCGATGAGGTCGTCGAGCTTACGCACGCCGAGCTGAGCCATGATGGTGCGGACTTCCTCTGCCACAGCGTTGAAGAAGTTGACCACTTTCTCCGGAGTGCCGCGGAACTTCGAGCGGAACTTAGGATCGGTGGTGGCAACACCCACAGGGCAGTCGTTGAGGTGGCAACGGCGGACGTAAACACAACCCATTGCGATCAGGGCGATGGTGCCGAAGTTGAACTCTTCCGCACCGAGGATCGCCGCTTTCACGATGTCGTGACCATTGCGCATGCCGCCGTCGGTACGGAGGGTGATGCGGTCACGCAGACCGTTGAGCAAGAGCGTCTGGTTGGTCTCAGAAAGGCCCATTTCCCATGGCAGACCTGCGTGCTTGATCGAGGTCAGTGGCGAGGCGGCGGTTCCGCCGTCGGCGCCCGAGACCAGGATGATGTCGGCGTTGGCCTTGGCCACACCGGCAGCGATGGTGCCGACACCGGTTCCAGCCACGAGCTTCACGGTGATGCGGGCGCGTGGGTTCACTTCCTTGAGGTCGTGGATCAGCTGAGCCAAGTCCTCAATCGAGTAGATGTCGTGGTGCGGTGGAGGCGAGATCAACTGCACACCCGGCTGGGTGCGGCGCAGTTTGGCGACGATGCCGTTGACCTTGTGGGCTGGCAACTGACCACCCTCACCAGGCTTGGCGCCCTGAGCCATCTTGATTTCGATTTCCTCGGCGCTCGAGAGGTAGTGGGCTGTGACACCGAAACGGCCGGATGCGACCTGCTTGATCTTCGAGTTTGCCCATTCGCCGTTTTCGTATGGAGTGAAGCGGGAGACTTCCTCGCCGCCTTCACCGGAGTCCGACTTACCGCCGATCATGTTCATGGCGATGGCGAGCACTTCGTGAGCTTCCGGCGAGAGAGCGCCGAGCGACATGGCCGCGGTGGTGAAGCGCTTGCGGATGTTTTCGATAGGCTCCACTTCCTCGAGTGGCACTGGGCCGGAGGCTGCTGGCACGTATTCGAGCAAGTCCTTGATCGCGGTCGGACGGGTTTCGAGAGTCGCTTTCACGTACTCTTCGTATTCGTCTTCCTTGCCGCTTTCGACGAAGCTGTGGAAGCTCTTGACGACGGTCGGGGTGACGACGTGCTTTTCTCCGCCGCGCTGGTAGCGGTTGACGCCGTGGTCCTGAAGCGGAAGTGGTGCGCCGCCTGCAGGCTCCGACGTGCCGTATGCTTCCGAGTGACGGGTGAGCGATTCGGCTGCGATCTGCTCAAAGCCGACACCGCCGATTTTCGAGTGGGTGCCGGTGAAGCACTTGTCGATGACCTCGGAGGCCACGCCGACTGCTTCGAAGATCTGTGCGCCCTGGTATGAGTTGAGAACGCTGATGCCCATCTTGGACATGATCTTGAGCACGCCTTTTTCGAGAGCGTAGCGGTAGTTGGTGAGTGCCTTGTCAAGCTCGACTCCGCTGACCTTGTGGGCGTCCGCGTTGGCGACCATGTCACGCACGGTGGCGTAGCCAAGGTATGGGCAAACTGCGGTGCCACCGTAACCGATGACGCAGGCGAGCTGGTGCGAGTCACGCACTTCGGCTGTCTCCAGAACCAACGATCCGCGCATGCGCTTGCCGACGCGGTTGAGGTGGTGGTGAACAGCACCGGTAGCCATCATGGCTGGGATTGCCACGCGCTCAGGGCTGGTGGCGACGTCGGTGAGGATCAGGATTTCCTGACCCGCATCAACAGCGGCTTCCGCCTCGGCGCAAACGCGGTCGATTGCTTTTTCCAATCCGGCTGCGCCTTCTTTGATGTCCCAGGTGATGTCGATGTCGGCGTGTTTGAAGCCGTGGCCGTCCATCTCGCGGATCTGGGCGAGCTCGTGGTCGAAGAGAATTGCCGACTCCAGGTTGAGGATGCGGGCGTGTTCCGGGGTCTCGCCGAGCAGGTTGCGCTCAGAGCCCAAGCCTGCAGCGAGGGTCATCACCGCGCGCTCACGGATCGGGTCGATCGGTGGGTTGGTGACCTGTGCGAAGAGCTGCTTGAAGTAGGTCGAGAGGTTGCGTGGGAAAAGGCTCAGCACCGAAAGCGCGGTGTCGTCACCCATCGAGTAAACCGCTTCCTGACCACCGTTGATCATCGCGCGGAAGGCCATTTGGAGCTCTTCCTTGGTGACTCCGTTGGCAACTTGGAACTGGCTCAACTTGAGCGCATCGAAGTGCTGGATCGGATCAGCCTGAGGCTCGCTTGGGACGAACTCGGTGAGGTCCACGCGGTGGTTGTTGACCCACTTGTGGTATGGCGCGCGGCGGGCGAGTTCTTCCTTGATTTCGTTGTCGAAGCGGAGCTCACCGGTGGTGGTGTCGGCGGAGATCATCTGGCCAGGTCCGAGGCGACCTTTTTGGACGATCTTGGCGTCGTCCATTGGGATGGTGCCGATTTCCGAGCCGATGTAGAGGAGTCCGTCTTCGTCGAGGGCGAAGCGGGATGGGCGCAGGCCGTTACGGTCGAGCGATGCGCAGACCTTGACGCCGTCGGTGTAGACGAGTCCGGCCGGGCCGTCCCATGGCTCGCAGAACGAGCGGTGGTACTGGTAGAACGCTCGCAGTTCCTCGGAGATCTCGCGTTGGTTGCGGAAGGCAGGTGGCACGAGCATGCACATGGCGTGCTCAAGTGAACGGCCGGAGAGTACGAGAAGTTCGAGA from Sulfuriroseicoccus oceanibius includes:
- a CDS encoding DMT family transporter, which gives rise to MEANRVDHLLLHFFVIVVGLTAILGKLIELPADQLVAWRTLAAAVVMGLVFYRVRFFRQPRKVILSYLGAGGVLGLHWLALYGAIKVSNVTVAVAGLSSAALFTALVEPVITGRRHSKLEVAIGGVVMIGLGLIVGFASEFGLGLVLGVTSALLAAIFPSMNKRFVDQGGNPLVITFHEMVGAFVVCAAVVLGRGEPVHMPTASDWLWLGVLVVLCTVFAFWMHTWLLRRMSAYTAALALSFEPVYAMVLAALFFGEHKMFSPWFYLGVVIIVLANWCYPVARKRQAMRQSAE
- a CDS encoding RimK family alpha-L-glutamate ligase encodes the protein MNLTILSRAPKCYSTRRLVEAAKIRGHKVRIQDPLRFAIDMEEGEPDLYYRGKAIHVPDAILPRIGTSITRYGTTVVRQFEQMDVYTPNTANGISNSRDKLRSLQILSRHDIGIPRTAYVSDKNDVSDAIERVGGTPVIIKLIEGTQGVGVILADKPEIAKAIIETLHSANQNVLIQKFVAESKGKDVRAFVINDRVVGAIRRTAQGQEFRSNVHRGGVATAIELDPAYAEAAVRAAQIMGLKVCGVDMLEGKSGPQIMEINSSPGLEGIEGATGLDIAGEVIDFISDQANMPEIDLRQRLTVSRGYGVTDISIPPGSVFVGQTIEQTGLRDSDVVVLTLKRADSVISNPKSSRVLEANDTLLCYGRVENMKSMIPHRPKRRRKLKALPATPVTEGTTLDQNHSS
- the gltB gene encoding glutamate synthase large subunit, with product MEVKNQPNEFLTIPAAAAGSMHRADNEGDACGMGAIAHIKGERSHQVLQHAITSVCNMTHRGAVDADMKTGDGSGILSQLPYKILQKAAADLGHTSVKDEDLGVGVFFVPRDNSEAAAKVKTIAEATIIKRGIKILGWRDVPVNPDELGKIAQQSRPDIFHLLFERPEGLSADDYERQLYLCRRLIEKEIKAEQISGVYIPTLSHRLIGYKALAMPAALRAFYSDLSNPEFETAIALYHQRFSTNTFPAWPLGQPFRMMCHNGEINTVRGNRNWMKSREEFYESEIWGDDVEIVKDLIQEGESDSASLDHALELLVLSGRSLEHAMCMLVPPAFRNQREISEELRAFYQYHRSFCEPWDGPAGLVYTDGVKVCASLDRNGLRPSRFALDEDGLLYIGSEIGTIPMDDAKIVQKGRLGPGQMISADTTTGELRFDNEIKEELARRAPYHKWVNNHRVDLTEFVPSEPQADPIQHFDALKLSQFQVANGVTKEELQMAFRAMINGGQEAVYSMGDDTALSVLSLFPRNLSTYFKQLFAQVTNPPIDPIRERAVMTLAAGLGSERNLLGETPEHARILNLESAILFDHELAQIREMDGHGFKHADIDITWDIKEGAAGLEKAIDRVCAEAEAAVDAGQEILILTDVATSPERVAIPAMMATGAVHHHLNRVGKRMRGSLVLETAEVRDSHQLACVIGYGGTAVCPYLGYATVRDMVANADAHKVSGVELDKALTNYRYALEKGVLKIMSKMGISVLNSYQGAQIFEAVGVASEVIDKCFTGTHSKIGGVGFEQIAAESLTRHSEAYGTSEPAGGAPLPLQDHGVNRYQRGGEKHVVTPTVVKSFHSFVESGKEDEYEEYVKATLETRPTAIKDLLEYVPAASGPVPLEEVEPIENIRKRFTTAAMSLGALSPEAHEVLAIAMNMIGGKSDSGEGGEEVSRFTPYENGEWANSKIKQVASGRFGVTAHYLSSAEEIEIKMAQGAKPGEGGQLPAHKVNGIVAKLRRTQPGVQLISPPPHHDIYSIEDLAQLIHDLKEVNPRARITVKLVAGTGVGTIAAGVAKANADIILVSGADGGTAASPLTSIKHAGLPWEMGLSETNQTLLLNGLRDRITLRTDGGMRNGHDIVKAAILGAEEFNFGTIALIAMGCVYVRRCHLNDCPVGVATTDPKFRSKFRGTPEKVVNFFNAVAEEVRTIMAQLGVRKLDDLIGRPQFLQQREVKDNAKANSVDLSAILKDTADKDASRIWNGKPNLGIHEPSLDDKIIVDAKAALDNREKVELSYDVISTNRNLGTKLSGEVAVRYGDTGLEDGTIKINFKGSAGQSFGTFLAGGIDLHLTGEANDYVGKGMTAGSIVIRPADERGFIPEDNSIVGNTCLYGATGGALYANGRAGERFCVRNSGSTGIVEGCGDHGCEYMTNGLTVILGTTGTNFGAGMSGGEAYIYDEDGHFRDRVNREMIVVQPVDRIKFADKLRGLVEDHFNATGSPKAKRLLDDWETSLKQMVRVIPKTTAAAEEAEEQHESAGEPVGAAK
- a CDS encoding succinylglutamate desuccinylase/aspartoacylase family protein → MSPSPRKKKRSIGKWGGKKVHPGERKRIRLKAGESFTGVGVHLPLMVWRGYEDGPVLGITAAVHGDEINGTGVIRKLIEEPPFVLKRGSLVLVPVVNVMGFERHSRYTPDRRDLNRSFPGSKKGSLTGRLAHLVMKEVISRCDYMVDLHTAAVRRTNFPNVRADMDDPGCELLANAFGAEVIVHNAGPDGSLRREACKAGCPTIILEAGETLKVEPSVQDLTMRGLTHILSELEMIDVDEDDRQETAPHQMIVQGTSWVRAGCGGFLKFHVAPGDTVKAGAAVATNTGLLGEENEVVVSPHDGIVLGMTTMPAVSPGDPIIHVAKPDTSKQFRSLEKSVDTMDDEALESQLRTHLATNITVEDPVEPDDEDEA